Proteins from a genomic interval of Dama dama isolate Ldn47 chromosome 1, ASM3311817v1, whole genome shotgun sequence:
- the FOXR1 gene encoding forkhead box protein R1 yields the protein MGNESFLAFTTSHLPLAEQNLARYKLQIVEPPMLPLGEKPNPDKDGPDFEPNLWMWIDPNIMFPLGKLEVPEPSKGKNLTTTAPSLQPVPKEDFAKCPEATEVESLSPPGDQSPPWKRFATSPSNWELTEEEEAEDQDDRSSVAFPSSHKPAALQSRRLRQANSQERRPWSRPPLNYFHLIALALRNSAPCGLNVQQIYSFTRQHFPFFRTAPEGWKNTVRHNLCFRDSFEKVPVSMQGGARSRPRSCLWKLTDEGHRRFAEEARALASTRLERIRQCMSQPDVMSSLFDL from the exons ATGGGGAACGAGTCCTTTCTGGCCTTCACCACGTCGCACCTGCCCTTAGCCGAGCAGAACC ttGCCAGATATAAACTCCAAATAGTTGAGCCACCAATGCTACCTCTGGGGGAAAAACCCAACCCTGATAAAGATG GTCCAGATTTTGAGCCCAACCTGTGGATGTGGATAGACCCCAACATCATGTTCCCCCTTGGAAAGCTGGAGGTCCCAGAACCCAGTAAGGGGAAGAATCTGACAACCACAGCTCCCTCCCTTCAGCCAGTCCCAAAAGAAGACTTTGCCAAATGCCCGGAGGCCACAGAGGTGGAGTCGCTGTCACCTCCTGGAGACCAGTCTCCCCCTTGGAAGCGGTTTGCCACCTCCCCCAGCAACTGGGAG CTcacagaagaggaggaggccGAGGACCAGGATGACCGCTCCTCTGTGGCTTTCCCATCCTCTCACAAACCGGCCGCCCTCCAGAGTCGGAGGCTTCGGCAAGCCAACAGCCAGGAGAGGAGGCCCTGGTCCCGGCCCCCTCTCAATTACTTCCACCTAATTGCACTGGCATTAAGAAACAGTGCCCCCTGTGGCCTCAACGTGCAACAGATCTACAGTTTCACTCG ACAACATTTCCCCTTTTTCCGGACGGCTCCTGAAGGCTGGAAGAATACTGTGCGTCACAATCTCTGTTTCCGAGACAGCTTCGAGAAGGTGCCGGTCAGCATGCAGGGTGGGGCCCGCTCACGGCCCCGATCGTGCCTCTGGAAGTTGACTGACGAGGGACACCGCCGCTTTGCAGAAGAGGCCCGTGCCTTGGCCTCCACCCGGCTGGAAAGGATCCGACAGTGCATGAGCCAGCCAG atGTGATGTCCTCCCTCTTTGACCTTTAG
- the UPK2 gene encoding uroplakin-2, translated as MASPWPVWTLSWILILLAVLAPGAAADFNISSLSGLLSPVMTESLLVALPPCHLTGGNATLTVRRANDSKVVRSSFVVPPCRGRRELVSVVDSRSGFTVTRLTAYQVTNLAPGTKYYVSYLVTKGASTETSREIPMSTLPRRKAESIGLAMARTGGMVVITVLLSVAMFLLVLGLIIALALGARK; from the exons ATGGCATCTCCGTGGCCTGTGTGGACCTTGTCTTGGATTCTGATTCTGCTGGCTGTCCTGGCCCCCGGGGCTGCAG CTGACTTCAACATCTCAAGCCTCTCTGGTCTGCTGTCCCCAGTGATGACGGAAAGTCTGCTCGTTGCCTTGCCCCCGTGTCACCTCACAGGGGGCAATGCCACCCTGACTGTCCGGCGAGCCAATGACAGCAAAG TGGTGAGATCTAGCTTCGTGGTGCCTCCGTGCCGCGGACGCAGGGAGCTGGTGAGCGTGGTGGACAGCAGGTCTGGCTTCACGGTCACCCGGCTCACTGCATACCAGGTGACAAACCTGGCGCCAGGAACCAAATACTA CGTTTCCTACCTCGTGACAAAGGGGGCATCCACCGAGACCAGCAGAGAAATCCCAATGTCCACACTTCCTC GAAGGAAGGCAGAATCCATTGGGCTGGCAATGGCCCGGACAGGGGGCATGGTGGTCATCACGGTGCTGCTCTCGGTCGCCATGTTCCTGCTGGTTCTGGGCTTGATCATCGCCCTAGCACTGGGAGCCCGAAAGTGA